Part of the Geodermatophilus obscurus DSM 43160 genome is shown below.
TCGATCCGTCCCAGCACCAGCACGTCCGCGAGGGGCACGACGTCGCCCTCGCGCACACCGGCGGCGCCGTCGGGCCGGTCCGGGGTCCGCAGCACCGCGAGGGCGAGCGGCCCGATGTCAGCTGTGGTGCCGAGAGGGTCGGTGATCGGCAGGGCGTTGCCGAGGTCGAGGGTGACCAGCCCCGCCTCGGGGTCGACCACGGCGTCGGCGAAGGTGAGGTTCGCAGCGGTGACGCCGTCCTCCGCCGGTGCCAGCCGCCGGCCGAGGACGAACCGGTGGGGCTCCCCGCGGCGCGCGGGACCGAGGGCGCCCACCACCCGGCCGAGGGTGAACCGCGGGTCCCGCGGGTTGGTGGAGTAGCCGAACGTGGTCAGCCGGACGGCGAGCGTGCCGTCGTCCGAGGCGGCGAGCAGGTCGTCCAGGAACGGGGAACGTCCCGGCGGCAGGTGTGACCGCAGGCCCGTCAGGCGGGAGGTGTAGACGGCCGAGGCGGTCTGTCCGTTCGGGCCGGACGACTGGCGGCCGAAGTGGATGTCGCGGAAGGGCGCCGGCTCGAAGCTGCCCTCGAGGACCGTGCCGCCCCGGGCGTCGACGAGCCGGATCGTCAGACCCCAGATCTCCGACGCCATCTGCCACTGGGGGTCGAGGTCGACGAGCTTGCCGCTGACGGAGGACGGAGAGCCGCTGACGGAGCAGGTGGCGACCGGGTCCTCGTCCCCCGGAGCGCCGGTGCGGCGGGAGGCGACGGAGCGGACGGCGCACCCGATCAGCCGGAAGGCCCCGCTGCCCGACGGGTTCCACCAGCCGTTCCGCGTGGCACCGGACGCCGGCTGCTGGAAGCGGGGCTCGAACGTGGCGGTGTCGTAGTGGCGGACGTCGTTGTTCACCGTGGAGACGTCGGCCTGGAAGTCGCCCGAGAAGACGAGGCGGGGCAGGTGGAGGGCGCTCATCGACGTGGCCGGGGAGCGGTTGCGCCCCGGCGGGGCTCGCGGACCGCGACCCGCGACGGCAGACGGAGGACGTCGCCTCCGGGGCCTGCGAGGGTGGCCCGCCCCGGGCCCTCGGACGCCGCCTCCATGATCCCCACGACCTCCTCCATGACGCGGACGTCGACCTCCTCGCCCCTCGCGGGAGGCGACCGGCGGCGGAGGCATGGGAGCGGCCTCCGCCGCACGACCGTCCTGGCAGGGCAGCCCCAGCGATCGGGCGCCCCGTGGCCGGCGCCCTGCGCCGCACGCTAGGGGGACGCCGTCACCCGTGCGTCACGGTTCCGTCATCCGTGCCTCGACGCCGCCCCGGCGGGTGCATCATGCCCGGCGTGAGGCTCCGCCTAGCTCGACCGCTCCGGCTCGCCCGGGTGCCCGGGACCGAGCGGGACCCGTCCGCGGTCACCGGCCCGGCCACGGGAGCCGACGCGATGGCGCGGCGTCCCAGGGGCGGCTACCTGCTGGTCACGGCCGTCCTGGTGGGGACCACGCTGCTGCTGTTCGGCCTCGCGGAGTGGGCGGCGTTCCCGGTCCTCACCGATCCCGTCGCCGGGATGCGCCGGGCAGGCGCGTGGGGGGCCCTGATCGGCGTGGGCCTGCTGACCGGCGACGTCCTGCTGCCCGTTCCGTCCAGCCTGGTGATGATCGCGCACGGCGCGCTCTTCGGCGTCCTCCCGGGAGCGGCGCTGTCGATGCTGGGAGGGGCGGGTGCCACGCTGGTGGGCTTCGTGCTGGGCCGGCAGGGCCGGGGTGTGGTGGCGCGGGTGACCACGTCGTCGCAACGCCGGCGCGCCGAGCGCCTGCTCACCCGGTGGGGCGTGCTCGCGGTGGTCATCTCCCGCCCCGTCCCCGTCCTCGCCGAGACCGTCGCCGTCCTCGCCGGCACCTCGACGATGCGCTGGTACGTGGTGACGGGCGCCGGCGTCCTGGGTTCCGTCGCGCCTGCCTCCCTGTACGCGGTCGCCGGGGCGAGCGGTGGCGGCGCCGTGGGGGCGCCGCTGCTGTTGGGGCTCGTCGCCGGGCTCGCCCTCGCGGTCGGGGCCGTGCTCGCCCTGACACGATCCCCGGTGTGGCGGCGTCCGGGCCGCTCCCGCGCACCGGAGGACGTGCGGTCCTGAAGGCGTCGGCTCCTCCTGGTGTTCTCCGATCGGTGCCCGGCGTCCCGTCCCGCCCTCGGCCGTCACCGCCTCTCGGCCGGCCCTGTCGTCGCGGCGACGCGCCGGTGTCCGTCCGCGGAGGGCTGGTCGGCGACGTGGTCGACGAGGAGCACGCGGGTCGGGGAGTCGGTCGCCTGCTGGGTCCGCAGACCGCAGTCCGCCGGGCTGTGCGGGCGCGGCAGCAACGAGTCCGGCACGGGCGCGATCTCGCGCCACGCGGAGCTCAGCGACCTCGCGGGCTGGTCGGGCCGCGCTGGACCGCGAGGAGTGGAACCGGCTACGTGGGAGGACCGGGGTACGTGGGCGCCTGCGCCGCCTGAGCGGCCCGCCGCTGGGGCAGGAGCGGCCGGAAGCGAGCCGCCAGGCGTTCGAGGAGCTCGGGCGGGTCGCCCAGGCGGCCGTAGAGGTCGAACTGGTCGAGGACTGCACGGACCTGGTCCGGAGTGGGCCGGAGCACGGTGGCCCGGAGGTAGGCGTCCTCCACCGCACCGAGGTCCGGGTTCCCGTGGAGCAGGTGCCGGGTCAGGGCGAGCTCCGCGGTGGTGACCCGGGGCCAGAACGGGTCGCCCACCGTCCCGGCGGCCCGCTCCGCGAAGAACTCGACGACCGGCGCCAGGCGCTGCGCCCGGGCCAGCAGGTCCGGGGGGCCGCCCAGGCGTTGGGCCAGGAGCCGGAGGGTCGCGACGGCGTTCGACCCCGTGTAGTAGTCCGACGGCTCCGCGGCGAAGCCCCTCTCGTACAGCTCGGCAGCCGCGCGGATGTGGACCGCGGCGAGGCTCCGGTCGCCGGTGGTCAGGGCACGCAGCCCTCGTCGCTTCTGCAGGCCTGCGGCGATCCCGCACGACTCGGGGTCGTCGCCGAGTCGCAGCGCCCGATCGAGGAGGTCCTGTGCCTCGGTCCACGCCGGCTCCGGGTCCCGGCCGCCGGCCAGGTCCGCCTCCCCACGTCGGCGCAGCGCCAGGGCCAGCTGCTGCACCCACAGCACGAACGACCCGTGGCCCGGCCCGGGGTGCAGCACGCGCAGCGCGTCGACCGCCTCCTCGTACCGGCCCAGCTCGCGCAACGCGGCGCCGACGCGCAGCAGCAGCTGGCGGCGCTGGTCCTCGTCGACCTCCGCCGTGCGGACGTCCCCGAGCAGCGCCTTCAGCCGTGCGACGTCGCGCCCCGTGACCGCTCCCGTCACCTGCTGGTGGAGCTCGAGGCTGCGGGACACGCCGGCCTCCGCGTCCCCGCGGACCCGGAGAAGCTGCCGCTGGACCTGGAAGAACTCGAACACCGGGCTGTCCCGGCGGCCGTGCTGCAGGCGCTCGGGGTCGAGCACGGCCCTCAGCGTCTGCACGGTCGCCCCCGCGGAGCTCTCGTCGATCACCCCGTCGGTCAGCCGGTAGGTGAAGTGCCGGATCGGTCGCACGTCGAACGGGGGCGGGTCGCCCGCGGGACCGAGGAGCACCGTGGTTCGGTCCGCGAGGCAGTGGCGCAGCCCCAGCTCGTAGAAGACGTTCGGGTTCCGGGTGACGGTGTCGACCACGACGACGTCGGCGTTGCCCAGGCGCTCGATCATCCCGACGTGGATGATCCCGGTGTCGACCTGCGCGTCGGCCCGCTCCCAGCGCAGGTCGGCGTCCTCGAGGGCGGGCACGACGAGGGTGCCGAAGACGCGGTCGCAGTCCACCGACCCCGACCCGTGCGGCTTCACCCCGAACGGCATGGCCACGAAGGCCGAGCGCTGCTCTCCCGGTCGCACGCCGGGGTCCAGGTCGATCCACGGGAGCCCCTGCTCCTGCGCCCGCTCCACGAAGTCGTCCGTGACACTCGGTGGGCCCTGCGGGTCCCGGTGGCGCAGCGCCACGGCCAGCGCCCCGCCCTCGCCGCGCAGTGCGCGGGCGTGGTCGAGGAGAGCCTGGTTGCCCTGGCGGAACCCCGCGGCGGTGCCGGGCAGGTCGTGCTCGACGAGGGCGCAGCCGGCTGCGCCACCGGTCACGGTGTCCAGGACCCGGTCGAAGGCCTCCGCCCAGTCGCCGCCCCGGTCGGCGACCGAGCGCTCGCGGAAGGTCTCCCGGGCGAAGGGCAGGACCACGTGCACGGCCAGGCCCAGGCGGAGCGCCTCCTGCAGCACCAGGAGGTCGGAGCCGGCGGCGGCTGCGCTCACCACGACGTCCGGCCGGAGGTGTGCCAGCAGCCGGCCGAGCCGGTACCGCACGTACGGCACCTGCCCGGCGGGGAAGCGGCCGGGGGACCCGTCGCCGTCCGCGTCGACGCGGTTTCCTGCGTGGACGAGGAGCACGTGCCGACCTCCGACCCGTCGACGAGCACGTCGCTGCCGGCACCCACCAGGTCAGCCGGCACGGCCGAGCGTGACGTGATGGCGGCGGGCTGTACAGGTCTCCCGTGAGCCCGTATCTGCCCCGGGCGGCTGTTCCTCAGGAGACTCGTGGACGAGATCCGGGCGATCCGCGGAGGAGCCGTGGGACACACCGCAGCCGTCCTCGACGCGTGGGACCGGCACCGCCGGTGGTCGGTCGCGGCCGACGTGGCCCGGCGCCGCATCGAACGCCGCAGGCTCCTCGTCCTCGTACTCCTCGTCGTCGGGGCGGTGGCCGGCGCCGCAGGCAGCCAGACCGGCTGGTCACGGCCCGTCACCGGTTCCGCGGCGGGGGTGGCGAGCCTGGCGCTGGCCGTGGCCGGGCTGGTGCAGCAGCGGTACCTGAACGCGACCGAGGTGGGGCGCTGGCCGACGGCCCGCGCCGCGTCCGAGACGCTCAAGGCCGAGGTCGTCCGCTATCTGGCGGGGGTCGCACCCTACGAGGACGAGCGGACGCGCGACGACGTCCTCAACGAGCAGGTGGACCGGGTGCAGGAGCGGGGGAGCAGGGCCCCGTCCGGCCTCGCCGACTTCCATCTGGCGCAGCCCGACGGGGAGGGGCTGCCGGACATCGACGGCTTCGAGGCGTACCGCGCCGGGCGGGCGCGGGGCCAGGCGGAGTGGCACCGGCGCAAGATCCGGGAGCACGCCGGCCGCGCGGCCCTGCTCCGCCACGCCGAGGTGGCCGCGTCACTGGTCGGCGCGGTCCTCGCTGCCGTGGCCGCCGGGACCGGGACCTCGGGTCTCGCCGGCTGGGTGGGGGTGGCCGCGACGGTCGCCGCGACGTTCGCCGCCCACCGGGCGGCCACGAACCACGAGCGCATCGCCAGCAGCTATGCCGTGACCGCCGACGTTCTCGACCGCTTCCTGGCCCGGCTCCCCGTGTCACCGGACCGGGCCACGCAGGCGCGGTTCGTCGCCGACGTCGAGGCGCGACTGGCCGCCCAGAACGACACCTGGCTGGAGCTCTTCCCGCGCACCTGAC
Proteins encoded:
- a CDS encoding DUF4231 domain-containing protein, encoding MGHTAAVLDAWDRHRRWSVAADVARRRIERRRLLVLVLLVVGAVAGAAGSQTGWSRPVTGSAAGVASLALAVAGLVQQRYLNATEVGRWPTARAASETLKAEVVRYLAGVAPYEDERTRDDVLNEQVDRVQERGSRAPSGLADFHLAQPDGEGLPDIDGFEAYRAGRARGQAEWHRRKIREHAGRAALLRHAEVAASLVGAVLAAVAAGTGTSGLAGWVGVAATVAATFAAHRAATNHERIASSYAVTADVLDRFLARLPVSPDRATQARFVADVEARLAAQNDTWLELFPRT
- a CDS encoding TVP38/TMEM64 family protein, translated to MRLRLARPLRLARVPGTERDPSAVTGPATGADAMARRPRGGYLLVTAVLVGTTLLLFGLAEWAAFPVLTDPVAGMRRAGAWGALIGVGLLTGDVLLPVPSSLVMIAHGALFGVLPGAALSMLGGAGATLVGFVLGRQGRGVVARVTTSSQRRRAERLLTRWGVLAVVISRPVPVLAETVAVLAGTSTMRWYVVTGAGVLGSVAPASLYAVAGASGGGAVGAPLLLGLVAGLALAVGAVLALTRSPVWRRPGRSRAPEDVRS
- a CDS encoding tetratricopeptide repeat-containing protein, with protein sequence MLLVHAGNRVDADGDGSPGRFPAGQVPYVRYRLGRLLAHLRPDVVVSAAAAGSDLLVLQEALRLGLAVHVVLPFARETFRERSVADRGGDWAEAFDRVLDTVTGGAAGCALVEHDLPGTAAGFRQGNQALLDHARALRGEGGALAVALRHRDPQGPPSVTDDFVERAQEQGLPWIDLDPGVRPGEQRSAFVAMPFGVKPHGSGSVDCDRVFGTLVVPALEDADLRWERADAQVDTGIIHVGMIERLGNADVVVVDTVTRNPNVFYELGLRHCLADRTTVLLGPAGDPPPFDVRPIRHFTYRLTDGVIDESSAGATVQTLRAVLDPERLQHGRRDSPVFEFFQVQRQLLRVRGDAEAGVSRSLELHQQVTGAVTGRDVARLKALLGDVRTAEVDEDQRRQLLLRVGAALRELGRYEEAVDALRVLHPGPGHGSFVLWVQQLALALRRRGEADLAGGRDPEPAWTEAQDLLDRALRLGDDPESCGIAAGLQKRRGLRALTTGDRSLAAVHIRAAAELYERGFAAEPSDYYTGSNAVATLRLLAQRLGGPPDLLARAQRLAPVVEFFAERAAGTVGDPFWPRVTTAELALTRHLLHGNPDLGAVEDAYLRATVLRPTPDQVRAVLDQFDLYGRLGDPPELLERLAARFRPLLPQRRAAQAAQAPTYPGPPT